The window CCGAGCTCGAGCCCCGCCCGGAACAGTTCGCGGGCCGCGTCCCAGATGCGATCGGGCACGTCGCTCGTCGAGCCCTCGAACACGAACGTCGGGTGCAGGTTCCCGTCTCCCGCGTGTGCCGGGGTCGGGATGAGCACGTCGTAGCGCTCCGCGATCTCCTCGATGCGCGCGTACATCTCGGCCATCCGGTCGCGCGGTACCGCGACGTCCTCGATGAGCAGCGCCCCCAACGCCTCCATCGCCGGCAGCCCCTGCCGGCGCACGTCCACCATGGACGCAGCCGCGTCGGGGTCGGTCGTGATCTCGGCCCGGCCGCCCGCCGCCTGCACCTCGACGAGCACCGCCTGTGCCTCCGCGAGCGCGTTCGGGCCGTCCGTCTGCACGAGCAGGTACGCGGTCCCGGCCGATGCGAGGTCGAGGCCCGTGTGCGCGGCAACGGCCTCGAGCATGCTGCGGTCCATGAGCTCCATGATCGCCGGCTGCAGTCCCGCCGCCGTCACGGCAGCCACGGCGGCGACCGCATCGGCGATCGAATCGAAGTACGCGCCGATCGTCGGCACGACGCCCATCACGGCGGGGCGCAGTTTGAGCGTCGCCTCGACGACGATCCCGAGCGTGCCCTCCGAGCCGATCATGAGCGCGCACAGGTCGTACCCCGTCACGCCCTTCACGGTGCGATGGCCGACCTCGAGCAGCGTGCCGTCGACGAGCACGACCTTGAGGGCGAGCACCGCCTCGCGCGTCACGCCGTACTTCGCGCACAACAGGCCGCCCGCGTTCGAGGCGATGTTCCCGCCCACGGTCGAGATGTCCTTCGACGCCGGGTCGGGCGGCCACCACAGGCCGCGCTCCGCGAGCTGCCGATTGAGGTCCCCGTTGAGGATGCCCGGTTCAACGACGCAGAGCTGGTTCTCGGCCGAGATCTCGAGCACGCGGCACATCCGCTCGGTCGACAGCGCGATCTCGCCGTCGCCCGCGATCGCGCCGCCCGCGAGCCCAGTGCCCGCCCCGCGCGTCACGAGGGGCGTGTCGGTCTCGTCCGCGATGCGGCACACGGCCTGCACGTCCTCGATCGACTCGGCGTACACGACCGCGATCGGACGCCCCGACGCGAACGTGCCGGAGCGGTCGGTTCGCGCCGATTCCAGCACGTCCGCGTCGGTCACCACCCGCCCCGGAACCGCCAGTCGGAGTCGTTCGATCACGTCGTCGTGCGCTGCCCTCATGCTGTGAGGGTAACGCCGCCCACACCCCCTGCTCGGGGGTGCCGGTCAGCCGACGTCCTCGACGCCGTAGAAGTCGACCTCCCCGAGATCGGCATCCGGCCCGAGCGTGACGGCGACGGGCGCCCCCTCGAGATCGAGCACTCGAACCGTGTTCGCCCCGGGCCGCAGCACGGGCGCGGGAACGTAGAGGGTGACCTGCGGCCCCTCGGCCCACAGCCTGCCGAGCGCGAACCCGTTGACCCACACGAACGCCTCCACGGCGCCCTCGACGCCGAGCCACGCATCGGCGCGCTCGTCGAGCTCGACCGTCGCCTCGAACGCACCGGGGGTCCCGTCCGCTCCCGGCGCTCCGTCCGAGGGCGGAACCTCCGCCTCGTCGTGCTCGAGCGTGTCGAGCCGCACCACCTCGTGTCGCCACCCGAGCACACGGCGCCGCTCGACGCACACGATCCCCACCCCCTTCGACTCCCCGAGCCGGCCACCGTAGTTGATGCGTCCGAGGTGGCGGACGAGCAGTTCCAGCGTCACCGCACGCCCCTCGCCGTGCACCGTGAGCTCGACGGGTGCGCCGTCGCCGCGCTCGACCGTCTCGATCATCGCGCCGTCGATCCGCACGGTCGCACGGTCCCGGAGCCCCTCGATCACGAGGGGCGTCGCGCCCTCGGGAAGGACGGTCGTCGCGGTGTAGCGCACGAGACCGGCGTCGAGTCCGAGCGACTCGAACGAGCGGGGCCGCACGTCGTCGACGACCGCCGAGCGGTGCAAGCGGTCGAGCCCGCCGAGCCGCCGGAGCGCGACGCGCTGCGGCGCGACGAAGCGCGGCGCGGGCGGCAACGGTGGCGCCTCGATGCCGCGGTGGCGCAGGATGACCTCGCGCATCGCAGCGAACTTCTCGCCTGTCGTGCCGTCCTCGCCGATCGGTGCGTCGTAGTCGTAGCTCGTGACGGTCGGCTGCACGACGACGTCGAAGTTCGCCCCCGCGTCGAGCCCGAAGTTCGTGCCGCCGTGCGCCATGTACATGCTCACGGAGCCGCGCTCGAGGATCGCGTCGAGCTCGGCCGCCGCCGAATCCGGCGTGCGCCGGTGGTGGCGTTCCCCGCGGTGATCGAACCAGCCGCACCAGAACTCGGCCACGAAGAACGGCTCTCCCGCTCGCCTCGCCCGCAGCAGGCGCTCCGCCTCCGCCGCGCGTGAGCCGAGCGTCGCGGCCGCCATGACGCCGTCGATCGTGCCGCCGTCGAGCATGAGATCGGTCGGACCGTCGGCCGTGAACAGGAGCGTGTCGATCCCCCGCGAGCGCAGCGCGTCGACGTTCCAGCGCAGGAACGCCGCCTCGTCGCCGTAGCTGCCGTACTCGTTCTCGACCTGTACCGCGACGACGCGACCGCCGCGCGTCGCCTGCCGTTCCGCGACGATCGGCAACAGCCGGTCGAACCACCGCTCGGTCGCCTCGAGATACGCCGCCTCGGTGCTGCGGGGCTGCTGCACGCGGTGCGTGAGCCACGCGGGCAGCCCCCCGTTGTTCCACTCGGCGCAGATGTACGGCCCCGGCCGAACGACGATGTCGAGCCCCGCGTCGGCCGCGAGGTCGAGGAAGCGGCCGAGGTCGCTGCGGCCCGTGAAGTCGACGTCGCCCTCCGTGCGCTCGTGCGCGTTCCACGCGACGTACGTGTCGAGCGTGTTCACGCCGAGCGCGACGAGCCGCGCGATGCGATCCGCCCACTGCTCCTCGTGCACGCGGAAGTAGTGCAGCGCACCGGACACGATGCGGTGCGGCCGACCGTCGCGCAGGAACTCGCCGTCACCGATCGTGAGCACGCCCGGCCCCGTGTCGTCGCTCACTTCACGGCTCCCGCGGTGAGGCCCGCGCGCCAGAAGCGCTGCAGGCAGAGGAACGCGACGACGAGCGGGATCGTCGAGATGAACGCGGCCGTGATGACCGTCCCGGCCGGCACCTGTCCGTTCGAGTCCGACCACGTGACGAGCCCGACGGAGACCGTCTGGAACCAGCGGTTCGTGATGAGCTGGCTCGGGAGCAGGAAGTTGTTCCACACCTCGACGAACTGGAACAGGAAGATCGTCACGAGAGCCGGACTCATCATGGGCATGCTCATACGGAAGAAGATCTTGAACTCGCCCGCCCCATCGAGCCGCGCGGCCTCGATGACCTCGTCCGGCACCGATTGCGCCGCGAACACGCGTGCGAGGTACACACCGAACGGGCTCACGATGCTCGGCAGCAGGAACGTGAGCGGGTTGAGGGGCCCGTCGAGCATGCCGAGCGCGTTGAACATGAGGAACAGCGGCAGCGTGAACAGCACCTTCGGGATGAGCACGGCCGTGAGGATCACACCGAACACGACCTCGCGGCCCGAGAACCGGTACTTCGCGAGCGCGAACCCGGCGAGCGCCGACAGGAGCGTGCCGACCGCGCCCGCGACGAGCGCATAGAGCACCGAGTTGAGCAGCCAGACGCCGAAGATGCCGTCCTTCTCGGCGAACACGAGCGCGATGTTCTCGAACAGCCCGAAGCCGTCGAACCAGAGCCCGTTGCCCGAGAACGTGCGGCCCGGTTCGCGCGTGACGGTGACGACGAGCCACCAGATCGGGACGAGGAAGTACAGGGCCGAGATGCCCAGCAGGAGGTTCGTGACGAGCAGGTTGTGGGTGCGGTACGGCCGCGAGGTGTCGCTCACGATCGGTCTCCTCGCTGCGAGATCCGGAGGAAGACGAACGACAGCACGCCGACCAGGAGGGCGAGCGCGACCGATTGCGCGGCCGCGAGCGGGTAGTTCCCGGCGGCGAGGCTCGATTGCGCCGCCATGATGGGGGTGAACTCGGACCCGATCGCGCCCTGCGACACGCGCTGCAGCACGCGCGGTTCGTTGTAGAGCTGGGCGGACCCGATGATCGAGAACAGGCACGTCATGATGAGCGCCGGGCGCACCATCGGCACTTTGATGCGGAGGGCGATCTTCCACGGCCCGGCGCCGTCGAGTTCGGCGGCCTCGATGAGCTCCTCCGGGATCGTCTGCAGCGCCGAGTAGATGATGATCATGTTGTACCCGGCCCACGACCAGGTCACGACGTTCGCGACCGCGGCGAGCGACGTCGTCGTGTCGGCGAAGATCGGCACCTGCCAGCCCGTCGCCTCCTGGATCCCCTGCAGGATCGGACTCGACAGGGGCGTGTAGAGGAAAGCCCACATGATGGCGGCGACGACGCCCGGCACCGCATAGGGCATGAACGCCGCGAGCCGGAAGAAGCTCTTGAGGCGTGCCGACTTCGCGTCGATGAGCAGGGCGAGGAACAGCGCGAGGAGCAGCATGAACGGCACCTGCACGACGCCGAACGCGAGCACGCGCAGGAGGCTGCCGACGAAGTCGCCCTCGCTGAATGCGCGGACGTAGTTGCCGAGCGGATCGAATGTCGACGTCGCGGGGCCGAGGCCGAGGCCGCTGCGCCGCTCGACGAAGAGGCTCTGCCACAGCGCGAACAGCATGGGAGCGGCGTACATCGTGAGGAAGAGCAGGCCGAAGGGGGCGAGGAACAGCCAGGCGGTGCGCGCGTGGCCCGCCTCGCGGCCCCGTCGCCGGTGCGACCCGTCGTCGGCGCCGCCCGTATCGGCGCGTTGCCGGGACACGGTGTCGGTCATCGTCTCTCCTCGTCGTTCAGGTCGTTCACGTCGTTCACGTCGTTCAACTCGTGCGCGGGCACATCGTCCGGACGCTCGAGCGTGCACACCGGTTCGGTACGGGGGCGCGGCACCACGGCCGCACATGGCGCGAGCCGAGTCCACCGGGCACCCGCGGGGCGCCATTGCCGTCCGTCCCGCGAGCCGCCTCCGCCGGGCGCGGAGCCGTCGAGTCGGCGGGCGACGGCGCGGGGCGACGGCGGCTCGTCGCCGCCCCGCGCGGCCCCAGGGGACTACTTGACGCTCAGTCCGTCACCCGTGAGGGTCGACACGGTCGCATCCTGGGCCTTCGTGAGCGCCTCGCTGAGCGTCCCGGTGCCGTGCCATGCGCCGCTCAGGCCGTCGTTCAGCGCCGTGACGGTCGCGGGCATGTTCGGGCCCCACACCCACGTGTCGGGCACCGTCTTGGCCTCGGCCGCGAAGACCTCCCCCGTCACCTGGCCGCCGAAGTAGTCGTCGGGCTCGGTGAGCGCAGGCAGATCCGCGAGCGCCACGGCGGCCGGGTAGAGGCCCGCCGCCTCGACGAGCCCACCGAACGCCGACTCGTCGGTCGACATCCACTCGGCGAACGTCCACGCCGCCTCGGGGTTCGCGCACGTCTTCAGCACGGCCGTCGCGGAACCGCCGACGTTCGCACCGACCGCGTCGCCCGCCTTCCACTGCGGCACGGGCGCCACGGCCCACTTGCCGGCACCGTCCGCTGCATCACCCTTGAGGATGCCCGTCATCCACGCCGGGCCGATGTAGCTCGCGATCGAGCCGTCCGCGAGGCCCTGGTTCCAGGCCGGGTCCCACGTGGTCGCGGGGAAGATGAGGTCCTTGTCGACGAGGCCCTGCCAGTAGTCGGCGACCTTCGTGTTCGCGTCGGAGTCGATCGACACGGTCCACGAGTCGCCGTCGATGCCGAACCACGGGGCACCGGCCTGCTGCGCGAGTCCCGCGTAGTTGTAGTCG is drawn from Pseudoclavibacter chungangensis and contains these coding sequences:
- a CDS encoding ABC transporter substrate-binding protein: MRATRILQATCIAAASTLAFAGCTSGTSGDGPVTIEFSGWAPGYAEAVTAFNAAHPDIQVTYTEISPGTKGGYETLLNGVTAGTSTCLAQIGYESLTSFVAKDALLDVSEYADASSEKFTPGSWAAVSLDGAVYGAPVDIGPVALFYRTDVFEAAGAQVPTTWDEYAALGVKLREANPNTYLTSDYLDYNYAGLAQQAGAPWFGIDGDSWTVSIDSDANTKVADYWQGLVDKDLIFPATTWDPAWNQGLADGSIASYIGPAWMTGILKGDAADGAGKWAVAPVPQWKAGDAVGANVGGSATAVLKTCANPEAAWTFAEWMSTDESAFGGLVEAAGLYPAAVALADLPALTEPDDYFGGQVTGEVFAAEAKTVPDTWVWGPNMPATVTALNDGLSGAWHGTGTLSEALTKAQDATVSTLTGDGLSVK
- a CDS encoding carbohydrate ABC transporter permease translates to MSDTSRPYRTHNLLVTNLLLGISALYFLVPIWWLVVTVTREPGRTFSGNGLWFDGFGLFENIALVFAEKDGIFGVWLLNSVLYALVAGAVGTLLSALAGFALAKYRFSGREVVFGVILTAVLIPKVLFTLPLFLMFNALGMLDGPLNPLTFLLPSIVSPFGVYLARVFAAQSVPDEVIEAARLDGAGEFKIFFRMSMPMMSPALVTIFLFQFVEVWNNFLLPSQLITNRWFQTVSVGLVTWSDSNGQVPAGTVITAAFISTIPLVVAFLCLQRFWRAGLTAGAVK
- a CDS encoding FAD-binding oxidoreductase produces the protein MRAAHDDVIERLRLAVPGRVVTDADVLESARTDRSGTFASGRPIAVVYAESIEDVQAVCRIADETDTPLVTRGAGTGLAGGAIAGDGEIALSTERMCRVLEISAENQLCVVEPGILNGDLNRQLAERGLWWPPDPASKDISTVGGNIASNAGGLLCAKYGVTREAVLALKVVLVDGTLLEVGHRTVKGVTGYDLCALMIGSEGTLGIVVEATLKLRPAVMGVVPTIGAYFDSIADAVAAVAAVTAAGLQPAIMELMDRSMLEAVAAHTGLDLASAGTAYLLVQTDGPNALAEAQAVLVEVQAAGGRAEITTDPDAAASMVDVRRQGLPAMEALGALLIEDVAVPRDRMAEMYARIEEIAERYDVLIPTPAHAGDGNLHPTFVFEGSTSDVPDRIWDAARELFRAGLELGGTLTGEHGVGVLKRAFLGDELGDAQYEIQKRIKAVFDPKGLLNPGKVFGS
- a CDS encoding glycoside hydrolase family 35 protein, whose protein sequence is MSDDTGPGVLTIGDGEFLRDGRPHRIVSGALHYFRVHEEQWADRIARLVALGVNTLDTYVAWNAHERTEGDVDFTGRSDLGRFLDLAADAGLDIVVRPGPYICAEWNNGGLPAWLTHRVQQPRSTEAAYLEATERWFDRLLPIVAERQATRGGRVVAVQVENEYGSYGDEAAFLRWNVDALRSRGIDTLLFTADGPTDLMLDGGTIDGVMAAATLGSRAAEAERLLRARRAGEPFFVAEFWCGWFDHRGERHHRRTPDSAAAELDAILERGSVSMYMAHGGTNFGLDAGANFDVVVQPTVTSYDYDAPIGEDGTTGEKFAAMREVILRHRGIEAPPLPPAPRFVAPQRVALRRLGGLDRLHRSAVVDDVRPRSFESLGLDAGLVRYTATTVLPEGATPLVIEGLRDRATVRIDGAMIETVERGDGAPVELTVHGEGRAVTLELLVRHLGRINYGGRLGESKGVGIVCVERRRVLGWRHEVVRLDTLEHDEAEVPPSDGAPGADGTPGAFEATVELDERADAWLGVEGAVEAFVWVNGFALGRLWAEGPQVTLYVPAPVLRPGANTVRVLDLEGAPVAVTLGPDADLGEVDFYGVEDVG
- a CDS encoding carbohydrate ABC transporter permease, with the translated sequence MTDTVSRQRADTGGADDGSHRRRGREAGHARTAWLFLAPFGLLFLTMYAAPMLFALWQSLFVERRSGLGLGPATSTFDPLGNYVRAFSEGDFVGSLLRVLAFGVVQVPFMLLLALFLALLIDAKSARLKSFFRLAAFMPYAVPGVVAAIMWAFLYTPLSSPILQGIQEATGWQVPIFADTTTSLAAVANVVTWSWAGYNMIIIYSALQTIPEELIEAAELDGAGPWKIALRIKVPMVRPALIMTCLFSIIGSAQLYNEPRVLQRVSQGAIGSEFTPIMAAQSSLAAGNYPLAAAQSVALALLVGVLSFVFLRISQRGDRS